The Bradyrhizobium sp. LLZ17 genomic sequence GCTCGCGCACCCAGGCGAAATATTTCAGCTTCATCCTTCATCCTCCCTGATGAGGTGATGGATGCCGGCGCGGAAGTAATCGTAGCCGGTGTAGATGGTGAGGATGGCCGAGGCCCACAGCAGCGCCAGCCCGATCATCGAGACGATCGGCACCACCTCGTCGCCGGCCGGGCCGGCGAGCAGGAAGCCGATCGCAACGAGCTGGACCGTCGTCTTCCACTTGGCGAGCTTGGTCACGGGCACGCTGACGCGCAGCGCGGCGAGGTATTCCCGCAGGCCCGAGACCAGGATCTCGCGGCAGAGGATCACGATGGCGGCCCACAGCGACCAGCCGTGGATGATTCCGTCGGCGGCGAGCATCAGCAGGCAGGAGGCGACCAGGAGCTTGTCCGCGATCGGATCGAGCATGCGGCCGAATGCCGATTGCTGATTCCAGATCCGCGCATAATAACCGTCGAGGTAATCCGTCACCCCGGCCGCGATGAAAATGGCGACCGCGACCCAGCGCAGCCACAACGGCTGATCCAAAATCGACTGCGCATAGATGCACCCAACCACGACCGGAATCGCGGCGATCCGGCCGTAGGTCAGGAGGTTCGGGAGGGACATCGCGCGGCTGGTGGTCCCTCGTGTCGTGGCGATGTTCATCCGTCCTAACAATACCGCTGCTGCCCGAAGGTCAACCGTCCCGCTCACAAATGGAGCACGGGATGCGACGCCCCCTATGACGTGGTCCCCTTCACTTCACCCCGGCTGGGGATGGAAATACTCGAAAATCCTGCGGGCGCTCTCGGCGCTTACCCCCGGAACCTTGCCGAGATCGGCGATGGAGGCGCGTTCGATCTCCTTCAGGGTTCCGAAATGATGCAGCAGGGCACGTTTACGTGACGGGCCGATGCCCGGAATCTCCTGCAAGCCGGCCTCGCGGATGTCTTTTTTGCGCAGCTTGCGGTGCGAGCCAATGACGAAGCGGTGGGCCTCGTCCCGTAGCCGCTGAATGAAATACAGCACGGGGTCGCGTGGCTCCAGCTTGATCGCCTCGCGCTCGGGCATGAACAGGGTCTCCCGGCCGGCATCCCGGTCCGGCCCCTTGGCGACCGACATCAGCGATACCTGGGTCAGCCCGAGATTGGTGAAAATCTCCCGAACGGCATTGAGCTGGCCGCGGCCGCCGTCGATCACCACGAGATCCGGCCATTGCGGGAAATCGTCGTCCTTGGCCTTGTCGTTTGGCTTGGCCGCGTTGTCCTCGGGCGGATTGACGAGCCGCTTGAAGCGGCGCTCCAGCACTTCGCGCATCATGCCGTAGTCGTCGCCGGGCGTGAGCCCTTCCGACTTGATGTTGAACTTGCGGTACTGGTTTTTCACAAAGCCATCCGGACCGGCGACGATCATGGCGCCGACCGCATTGGTGCCCTGGATGTGACTGTTGTCGTAGACCTCGATGCGCTTCGGCGGATGCGGCAGGCTGAGCGTGGTCGCCATCGCGTCGAGCAGGCGGCTCTGGGTCGCAGTATCGGCGAGCTTGCGGCCGAGCGCCTCGCGCGCATTGGTCAGGGCGTGGGTGACAAGCTCCTTTTTCTCCCCGCGCTTCGGCGTGGAGACCTCGATCTTGTGACCGGCCTTGATCGACAGCGCGTTGGCGAGCAACTCGCTTTCCTCGATCTCGTGCGAGAGCAGGATACTCTTCGGCGGCGGCTTGTCGTCGTAGAATTGGGCGAGGAAGGAGCCGAGCACCTCTTCCGGTGTAAAGGTCTTCTCCGCGCGCGGGAAATAGGCGCGGTTGCCCCAGTTCTGGCCGGTGCGGAAGAAGAACACCTCGACGCAGGAGAAGCCGCCGTCCTGGTGGATGGCGAACACGTCCGCTTCCTCCACCGTGCGCGGATTGATGCCCTGCTGCGATTGGATCGCCGACAGCGCGGCGAGACGGTCGCGGTACAACGCCGCACTTTCGAATTCGAGCTCGCCCGAGGCCTTCTCCATCTCGCCTGCGAGCTCCTGCTTCACCGCCTGGCTCTTGCCGGACAGGAAGTCGGTCGCCTCGCGCACCAGCGTCGTGTAGCCGGGGAAATCGATCTCGCGGGTGCAGGGGCCGGCGCAGCGGCGGATCTGGTAGAGCAGGCACGGCCGGCTGCGGCTCTCGAAGAAGGAATCGGTGCAGGAGCGGATCAGGAACGCGCGCTGCAACGCCGTGATGGTGCGGTTGACCGCGCCGGCGGATGCGAACGGCCCGAAATAGCGCCCGGGTCGGGTCTGCGCGCCGCGGTGCTTGAGGATCTGCGGCGCCCAATGGTCGCCGGTGATCAGGATATAGGGAAACGATTTGTCGTCGCGGAGCTGCACGTTGAAGCGCGGCCGCAGCTGCTTGATGAGGTTGGCTTCGAGCAGCAGCGCTTCGGTCTCGGTCGTCGTCGAGACGATCTCTACCGAGACCGTGGCCGCGATCATGCGCAGGATGCGTGCCGGCTGCGGCGCACCGATGCGCGCGTAGTTGGACAGGCGTTTCTTGACGTTCTTGGCCTTGCCGACATAGAGCACGTCGCTGTTCGCAGCGAGCATGCGATAGACCCCGGGCGAGGTCGGGGCGAGCCGGACCGCACGCTCGATCGCCTCATGGCCCGTCGCCAACGGCACTTCGCCGACCGCACCGCTCTCTTCCAGGATGTCCGGCAGCCGCGCATCGTCCTCGTCGTCGCCGCCGGCGGTGGCGGGATCGACGTCCGGCGGCGTCAGCCGCTCGGGCGGGGCGTCCGGCGTGGGGCCGCGCGGCGATTTGCGCGCGCGCGCGTCGTCCGGGTTGTCGGTGGAATCGGGAATCATGGGACGAATTTAGGTGCTGAGGGCGCCAATTTGAAGTTCCGGCTCAGCGGCACGAACAGGACGGCCGGCTCAGTTCCCGGTAAGGCTTTCTTAAGTCTGTTAACAGCGCGGTAACGGGTCTTAACAGGCCTTTAACTTAAAACTCTCGATAAATCCTACGCGAAAAGTTCTTGGTTCCGTAACCATGCGGTTTTGCCTTGCGCGGCGGCGCGGGCATCGCACGGTTTCGGCAGTTGCGTTGGAGTGTGTGATGAAGAGGCTCGTTGTGGGCGTGGCCGCGTTGGCTGCTGCGGGCTGGACGGCTTCGGCGGATGGCGCCGATCTCAGCTACGGGCAGCGCGCCCCCTATACCGTCAATCAACCGCTGAACGCCTATAGCTGGGCGGGCCCCTATCTCGGCGCCAATCTCGGCTACGAATGGGGCTCGGTGGACAACAATCCCGCAAAGCCCTCCGGCTTCGTCGGCGGCGCGCAGGCCGGCTACAATTTCCAGAACGGCCCGTGGGTGTTCGGCGTCGAGGGCGACATCCAGGCAGCCGGTGCCGACGATACTTTTGCGCCGTGGAAGTTCTCCAATCCCTGGTTCGGTACGCTGCGCGGCCGCGCTGGCTATGCTCTCAGCAACGTCTTGTTCTACGGCACCGCGGGTCTCGCCTTCGGCGAGCTGCGCGCGCAGACGTTTGGCTGGACAGAGTCGCACACCAGCGCCGGCTGGACCGCCGGCGTCGGCGCCGAAGTGGGCCTCGCGCCGAACTGGAGCGCAAAGCTCGAATATCTCTACGTCGATCTGTCGACCAGCCAGTTCGCTATTACAGGCGTGTCAAACGGCTACAGCGCCAGCGTTGTGCGCGCAGGCGTGAACTATCACTTCTGATACCTAAACAAGAAAATACCGGACTACAGCTTCCCGGCCGCGCGCGGCCGGGACTTTTTTGCGCCAGGTTGTTGTGCGAGGTCCGCTAGGAGAGGATCACCAAATTGACCGCCTTGGGTCCCTTCCCCTTCTTGTCCGGTTCGACCTCGAATGTGATACGCTGTCCTTCGGCAAGGTCCTTCAGTCCTGCCCGCTCCACCGCGGTGATATGAACGAAGACATCGCGGCCGCCGTCGTCCGGCTTGATAAAGCCGTAACCGCGCTCGCCGTTGAAGAACTTGACCGTTCCCGTCATGGCCATCGGGAAACTCCCCCTCATTGCTCCTCCGCCGCGACGCAGACGCGCGTCACGGCATGACCGGGCTTACGGAGCCCGGGAGCTGGCCATCCTTGGGCAGACCATTCGGTCCGACCGGATCTTTGTTAGGCCTTCACTCCGCCGCAACCATTCGCGGAAGCGGAACGTAAAGCCAGTCACAGAAACAGCATAATACGGTTCGTTGCGGATTGACTACCGCTACTGCATCTTTTTCCCAAAAGATGACCGTGCTTCAGGGCTTTGGCACCTCCAATCGGAATCTGGCCGCTCCGCCCTGGCCGAGCGGCATTTCCAATTCGGGCAGGATCGCCTTGAGCTCGCCCTGCAGCGTGTAGGGCGGATTGACGATCAGCAGCCCGGTGGACGTCAGGGATGCGCCGTCGATTTGCGGTGCGGCGCTGAATTCGAGCCGCAGGCATTTTCCCGCCGGCTTTGCTGCGGCTGCGCTGCGTGCCACGAGTTGCGCCAGCGCGTCCGTGGCGCGGCGGCTCTTGGCCGGATACCAGATTACATAGATACCGGTCGGCCATTTCGCGAAGGCTGTGGAGAAGGCGGCGCCCAGCTTTTCGAACTCGTCCTTCGCTTCAAAGGACGGATCGATCAGCACGAGGCCGCGCCGCTCCTTCGGCGGCACGAAGGCCGGCAGCGCCACCCAGCCGTCGAGATCGACCACACGGGCCTGTTCATCGCGGCGCAGCACATCGATCAGCGCCTTGCGCGCGTTCGGCTCGAGTTCGCAGGCGACGAGGCGGTCCTGCGGCCGCATCAGGCCGCGCGCGATCAGCGGCGAACCCGGATAGGCCTTGAGCTCACCCTTCGGATTGAAGGCGCGGACGATGTCGAGATAGGGCTTCGTCAGCGCAACGGTTTCGTTCGAGAGGCGCGCTTGCATGAGCCGCGCAATCCCGGTCAGCCATTCGCCGCCGCGCCGCGCCTCGTCGCTGTCGAGATCGTACAGGCCGGCGCCGGCATGGGTGTCGATGACGCGGAAGGCGGCCGGCTTGTCCTGCAAATAGGTCAGGATGCGCGCCAGCACGATGTGCTTGATGACATCGGCGAAGCCGCCGGCGTGAAAGGCGTGACGGTAGTTCATGGTGGAGAGTTACGACATCGGGCGATGAAAGTAACTGCTGTCATTCCGGTGCGGTGCGTCGGCACCGAGCCCGGACTCCATTTCGCACCGACCATGCAGCATCGCGCATGGTAGATCACGCTTCCGCCTTCGCCCGTCGGCGGACTAGTCGCGCGCCCCGGAACGACGATCTGAGGGTGACCCTACCCACCCCTGATCGGCGGCATGGTCAGCTGGTCGCGGCGGCAGGCGCGGCGGTCGATCTCCTCGCAGGCACGGAACTGCAAATCCTTGCTGAGGCAGATGCGGACCTCTGACAGGCGCGTCCGGTTGCAGGTGACCGAGACGGCGGCATTGCTCAGGCCCGGATTGGCCTTGATGAAGGCCTCTTCGACCTCGGCGGGCGCCACCGTCTTTTCCTGCGAAAGGTCGAGAAATTCGGCCGGAATCTTGATCGCCGCGCGTGCCTTGCGGATGGTCTCGAAATAATTGCGGTCGGTAAGCCCGGAGCAGGTGCCGTGCTTGTCCCATTCATTGAAGATCAGGCCGGGGGCGGGCATCAGATCGAGCATCGAGGAGACAATGCTGCGGTTCAGCCGCGGTGATGGCCGCTGGCAATATTCCGGAAAACCGTTCTCATATTGCGGCCACAGGCCGTGAACCACGAAGGCGTAGGGTCGTCCGCCGCACTGGATTTGCGAGCGTCCGCCGCGCTCGGAAGCCTCCTCGCAGAACGAAGGCGACCAGGATAGCGACAGCACGTAGAAATCGAACTCGCCGGGCGCGTTCTGTCGTCTGTCCTGGGCTTGGGCGCTGCCCGCAAGGCCGAGCAGCCCTGCGGCAAGGGACAGGGCAAGAGGTAGGGCAAGCGTAAGCGAGATCATCAGGCGGGAGAACGAATGCAATCTGGAATGAAACATGGCGACGCCCCTCAACTAGACTGTGCAAACGAGCCTAGCAGGCGATAGGAACACTTCAAGAACAAATTTCAGGCCGCCATGCTCCCGGCCGCTGGATCGTCCGAATCGGGGCTCTTCCGATCAGGGCTTGGCGGCGCGGCAGGACGGATTGTAGGCCCAGTTGCGGTCGAGCCCGACCACGCACCATTCGACGCCTTGGCCGTAGCCGGCGAAGCCGCCGTCCTCGACGATCGAGAAGTGCACGTGACGCATCTTGCCGTCGTTGAGCATGGCCTCGCCGCTGCAGTAGCGGCGCGGAATGTTGTCTGACGCCCACGGCCGGAACGCGGTCTCGTGAACAGCCGAGAAGCCCGTGATCTTCAAGGACGAATTCCAGAACGAGCTTTCCTTCTCCCAGAACTGGGTGGCGATCGTCGGCAGCGCCTTGTCGCAATCGGCCACGCGGCCGTCATAGCGCGGCCCGCTCAGCCAGAAATTCAGCTCCAGCGGATTGGCGGCTCTGGCCTCACTGAGCGACAGCGCCCCGAACATGAGGCCGAACACGGCGGCATAGCGGAGCGATTTGAGGGAGGTCGAGGCGCGCATGGGCAATCCAGACAGCATGATCTGCGAAGGTCGAACGGTGCCGTGAAGGCCCCGGCGGGTCAAGTGCAGCGCGGCAACACTTGCCGACGAGTTGAAGGCAACCGCGCCCTGGCCGGACTTCCGTTCTTTTCACCGTTGCGGCGGCACCGTAGACTGGCGCCAACCAATTGGAGTGACGGGAATGCAGATCATTGCGGCTGCGGGCCTTCTTGCCTTGGGTATGGTGGCGAGCCAGTCGGCGCGCGCCGACCTCCTGCCGGTCCCGCCGTTCAAGGGCAACGATACCGGCGGCATCATCGCCTATTCGCTGGCGACGCAGGCCGATGCGCGGCAGCTCGCGGTCGATCACTGCGCGCGGTACGACAAGGTGGTGAAGTTCCTGGCGGTACAGGCCTATGAGGGCGGCTACATCTCGTTTGCCTGCCGCTGGGTGCCCTATGGCGCGGCCGACCGGCCGATCCGCACGCTCTACTGAGGCGTTCCCGCAGCGGCAAGAGAACGCCACGACGACGCCAAGACAACACCAAGACAAGGCACGACATCTCAGCCGGGAGCCTCTCGCATGATGCGCCAGCTTGCTTTGCTCGGATCAGTCGTCGTGTTGTCGGCAGGCGCGGCGTGCGCCGACGACCTGCCGGTGCGCAAGGCCGGGCTGTGGGAATTGAAGATGGTCCGGACCGGCTCGGCGATGCCGGAGATGACCATGCAGCATTGCACCGACGAGACCGTCGACAAGGAGATGAACAACAACGTCTCTCCGATGGCCAAGCAGATCTGCGCCAAGCAGGACATCAAGAAGACCGCGACCGGTTATGTCAGCGATTCCGAGTGCAGCGTCGCCGGCATATCCACGACCTCGCATGCCGACATCGTCGGCGATTTCAACTCGGCCTATACCGTGAAGACCTCCTCGCACGCGCAGGGCGGCCCGGCCGGCGCCGCGGGGCGCGACACTACCATGACGCTCGAAGCCAAATGGTTGGGCGCCTGCAAGCCCGACCAGAAGCCCGGCGACATCGTGATGCCCGGCGGCTTCAAGATGAACGTGCGTGACGTCGACAAGCTGAAGGCGCTGCTGCCGAAGTAGGCTACATCGCCGGTTACACCGGAATCCGCACACTCGCCCTTAATCCGCCCATCGGGCTATCGCCGAGGGTGATGTCGCCGCCGTGGGAGCGGGCGATGTCGCGGGCGATCGCCAGCCCCAGACCGGTGCCGCCCTCGTCCTGATTGCGGGCATTGTCCAGCCGCAGGAACGGCTTGAACACTTCTTCGCGCAAATGGGCGGGAATGCCTGGTCCGTCGTCCTCGACCGTGACCGTCAGATAGCGGTGATCGCGCTGGCCGGTGATGGCGATGCTCTTGCCGTAGCGTGCGGCATTGGTGACGAGGTTGGCGAGGCAACGCTTGAACGAGGCCGGCTTCACGGTGACCACGGGCAGGCCCTGGAATGTCACGGTCGCGGTGTGGCCGTGGCGCTCGGCGTCGCTGCGCAGCTCCTCGAGCGCCTGCGCCATGTCGGTCGGCTGCGACTGCTCGCCGGAATCGCCGCGGGCAAACGCCAGGTAGTCTTCCAGCATCATCGACATCTCGTCGACGTCCTTGCGCATACCCTCCATCTCGGGGCTGTCGCCGATCAGCGCCAGCTCGAGCTTGAACCGCGTGAGGATGGTGCGCAGATCGTGGCTGACGCCGGCGAGCATCGCCGTGCGCTGCTCCATCGTGCGCTCGATGCGCGATTTCATCTCCAGGAAGGCCACGGCCGCGCGTCGTACTTCACGCGCGCCACGCGGCCGGAAGTTCGGCGCCTCGCGGCCCTTGCCGAAACTTTCAGCGGCATCCGCAAGCCGCAGGATCGGCTTGATCTGGTTGCGCAGGAACAGCACCGCGACGATCAGAAGGATCGAGGATGTCCCGACCATCCAGAACAGAAAAATCTCCGAGTTCGAGGCGTAGGCGGCGCTGCGCTGCGCGAACACCCGCATCACGGCGTCGTCGAGCTGGATCCGGATCTCGACCAGGTTGGAGCGGCCGACCGTGTCGATCCAGAAGGAGCGTCCGATCTGGCGGCCGAGCTGCACCGAGAGCGTCTGGTCGAGCAGCGAGAAGAACGGCTTTGGTCCCGGCGGCGGCATGTCGCCGGCAGGCAGGAAATCCACCACCAGCCCGAGGCGCTGCTGCGCGATGCGGCGGATCTGGTCGCGGTCCTTGTCCTGCGGATAGCCCTTGTAGACGTCGATCAGCGCGGCGATGTCCTGCACCACCGCGGCCGACAATCGGCGCGTCACCGTGTTCCAGTGCCGCTCCATGAACACGAAGGCGACCACCGATTGCAGGATCACCATCGGCACGATCATGATCAGCAGCGCGCGGGCATAGAGGCCGGTCGGCATCCAGCCCTTGAACGCGTTGCCCATCCAGCCATTGGCGGCGGAGACGCGCCCGGCGGCGCTTCGCAGCAGCGTCAGGCCGGTATCAATCGTGCTCATGGGGCGCGCTTCACTATTATGGCGAGGCCACCAGCCGATAGCCGATGCCGCGCACCGCCTGAAGGAACAGCGGATTGGCGGGGTCGTTCTCGATCTTGCGCCGCAGACGATTGATCTGCACGTCGACGGCGCGTTCATTGACGCTGCCATTGCCTGTCAGCGCGCTGCGCGGCACGGTGTCGCCCGGCGTCTCCGAGAGGATCCGCAGCATCTCGCGCTCTCGGTCGGTGAGGTGGATGACGTCCTCGCCCTGGCGCAACTCGCCGCGATCGAGGTGATAGACGTAGGGACCGAACGCGATCTTCTCCACGGTCGCGGCCTGGGGCGGTGGGGCGGCGCGCTTGAGAATGTTGTTGATGCGCAGCGCCAGCTCGCGCGGCTCGAACGGTTTTGCCACGTAATCGTCGGCGCCGATTTGCAGGCCTTCGATGCGGCTTTCCGCTTCATGGCGCGCCGTCAGCATCACGATCGGCACCGAGGAGGATGTCCGGATGAAGCGCGCGAGATCGAAGCCGGTTTCGCCCGGCATCATGACGTCGAGGATCAAAAGATCGAAATGCAGGCCCAGGAGCTTCGAGCGCGCATCGCCGGCGCTCGCGGCGGTGGTGACGCGATAGCCTTCGCCGGCGAGGAAGCGCGACAGCAGATCGCGGATGCGGCGGTCGTCGTCGACCAGCAGCAGATGCGGGGCATCGTCGGCGGGTTGCGCCGGCGGGCGGGCGAGCGTGGCAGCAAGCGGCACGGTCACTCCTTTGCGTCTTGATTGACGTTGGCGAAGATCGTCTGCAGCACCTTGTCTGGATCCTCGCGGTCGATCATCGCGCGCAGGAAGCGCTTGACGGTGTCGGCATCCTGCGGCGCCAGCTCGGCGAGCGCCTTGGTGATCCGCGTGGTCTGGAGCCCGGCGAGCTTCTGCACCAGCGCCTCGCCCTTCGGCGTCGCATAGAGCAGGCGCTGGCGGCGATCGTTGTCGCCGGTCTTCTGCACGATGTAACCCTCGTCCAGCAGCTGCTTGAGCACGCGGCCGAGCGACTGCTTGGTGATACGCAGGACGTCGAGGAGGTCGGCGACCTTGAGACCGGGATAACGGTAGACGAAGTGGATGACCCGGTGATGGGCCCGGCCGAAGCCGAACGCCTCCAGCTCCTGGTCGGGATCGCCGACGAAGTCGCGATAGGCAAAGAACAGCAGCTCGATGATATCCCAGCGCAAATTGCTTCCTTCGGACGCGGCTGGCCTGGGCCCGGCGGCGTCATGAGAGGAGTCGCGAAATTTATGTCAGGCATATTGACGTATCTTGGGTCCAATGTTACAAAACGATTAGCCCGCACGAAATTTTAGATCGTTTCGCGTCGGGTGGCATCGAAGCAGGGCGGCCGGAGCGAGAGCCGGACACGTGGCGAAGGCCGACTCAGATCTACCGTGCGATTGTCGAGCGGCATTTCGGCAAAACATACTGGACTTCCGCCTTCGGCAAAAGCATGTCCTCGGCGACATGCTGGCGACGGAAACCGGCCGTAACAAGGCTGGCGGTGGTTCGGCCAGAAACCTAACTAAGCCAGCCGGCCCCGAAACAGGGCAGGCCGGCGCAGCCACCGGCAGCGGGAGCCAAGGACATGAGCATGACATTCGACATCCAGCCCGCGCCCAATCCGACCTCCGAAAAGGACCGTGTCGCCAAGCTGGTGGACCCCGGATTTGGGCGGGTCTTCACCGATCACATGGCGATCGTCCGCTACAACCAGGCCAAGGGCGGCTGGTACGAGGCGCGCGTCGAGGCCCGCGCCAATTTCCAGCTCGATCCGGCCGGCGCCGTCCTGCACTACGCGCAGGAAATCTTTGAAGGCCTCAAGGCCTACAAGCGCGACGACGGCGGCGTGAACCTGTTCCGGCCCGACGCCAATGCGCGGCGCTTCAAGGACTCGGCCGACCGCATGGCGATGGCGCAGATGCCCGAAGACGTCTTCATCGAAGCGGTCGAGCAGGTCGTGCGCATCGACCGCGCCTGGATCCCCGGCGGCGAGGGCAGCCTTTATCTGCGCCCCTTCATGATCGCGAGCGAGACCTTCCTCGGCGTGAAGCCGTCGTCCGAATATATCTTCGCGGTCATCGCCTCGCCGGTCGGCTCCTATTTCAAGGGCGGTCCTGCCCCGGTGTCGATCTGGGTCTCGGAGAACTATACCCGCGCCGCGGTCGGCGGCACCGGTGCCGTCAAGTGCGGCGGCAATTACGCCGCGAGCCTGCGGGCGCAGGCCGAGGCGATCCAGCATGGCTGCGACCAGGTCGTCTTCCTCGACGCGATCGAGCGCCGCTACATCGAAGAGCTCGGCGGCATGAACGTGTTCTTCGTGTTCGACGACGGCTCGCTGTCGACGCCGCCGCTCGGCACGATCCTGCCCGGCATCACCCGCGACTCCATCATCGCGCTCGCCCGCGATGCCGGCAAGACCGTGCGCGAGGAGCCCTATTCGCTCGAGCAGTGGCGCAAGGATGCGGCCAGCGGCAAGCTGAAGGAAGCCTTCGCCTGCGGCACCGCGGCGGTGATCTCGCCGATCGGCAAGGTGCGCTCGGTGAGCGGCGATTTCGAGATCAGCGGCGGCGCCGCCGGTCCGGTCGCCATGGGCCTGCGCAAGCAACTCGTCGACATCCAGTACGGCCGCACCAACGATCCGCACAACTGGATCAAGAAGGTGATCTGATCTGACCTCGTGTGAGGTGCGCATCCTCTCTCGCTCCCTCGCCCCGCTCTTGCGGGGAGAGGGAGCGGAGAAACCCATCGAGTGTTGCCCGCGCGCTATGGACGCGATTCCGGCCGGCTGCCATAAGCCTGCGCAACATGGTTACTCCCGAAGCAGTTGGGGGAACCATCGAGTTGCTAACCAATTATGAACCTGTCGCTGTCTAATTGAACGAACTGGGCAGAGTACAGGGGACACGAGAACCATGGCAGATCGCGGCGCACTCAAGCTGGTCGGATTCATCTTCGCAACCGCGACGTTGGCCGTGATGCTGGTCGCCGGCATGGTCGTGAAGGGCTATGCCGATGGCGGCTACACCCTGGAAGCCTCGAGCATCGACGCGAGCCGTTAACAGATCGTCAACTCTTCGGGGCCGGCCTCCGCTCAGCGGCTATAGATCAACGCCAAAACCGCAATCGCAACAGCCAGCAATCCGACAAAGCGCAGCATGATCGTGCCGAACTGGTTCGGCGCCGGCCGCAGCGGTATCGGGTCGGTGTTGTCGGGCCGAATGCTTTGCATCTGACATGTCCCCGGGCCCCGCCGCAAAGGCTGCGGGCGCTAGGGCTTTGGTCGTTGGGAGTGGATGAACGGTTCAATGCGGCGACCTGTTAAGCCCCGCGAGGCGGACCACATCCTCCGCTGTCGTGCCCCGGCTTGAGCGGGGCATCCAGTACGCCGCGGCCTCTCGGCTCAATCACAACTGTCTCGGGATACTGGATCGCCCGATCAAGTCGGGCGATGACAGCGGGATTGTGGCGGCGGAATCAAAACCGCCGCGTCCCTTCCGGGAGCGCGGCGGTTGGTGATGCGTAGGACTTGCGATCAGCTGTTGCGCAGGCCGTCGGCGGCGCGCTTCCACTGCGAGACATTGTCGGCGATCATG encodes the following:
- a CDS encoding branched-chain amino acid aminotransferase, with the translated sequence MSMTFDIQPAPNPTSEKDRVAKLVDPGFGRVFTDHMAIVRYNQAKGGWYEARVEARANFQLDPAGAVLHYAQEIFEGLKAYKRDDGGVNLFRPDANARRFKDSADRMAMAQMPEDVFIEAVEQVVRIDRAWIPGGEGSLYLRPFMIASETFLGVKPSSEYIFAVIASPVGSYFKGGPAPVSIWVSENYTRAAVGGTGAVKCGGNYAASLRAQAEAIQHGCDQVVFLDAIERRYIEELGGMNVFFVFDDGSLSTPPLGTILPGITRDSIIALARDAGKTVREEPYSLEQWRKDAASGKLKEAFACGTAAVISPIGKVRSVSGDFEISGGAAGPVAMGLRKQLVDIQYGRTNDPHNWIKKVI